In a genomic window of Solanum stenotomum isolate F172 unplaced genomic scaffold, ASM1918654v1 scaffold11373, whole genome shotgun sequence:
- the LOC125849911 gene encoding probable GTP-binding protein OBGM, mitochondrial — MSLSQKVLYLKAWQRCLRSPWLIQTYSFSDIVHKKTKLAPLQERRMIDRFRIWAKGGDGGNGCNSIRRSRHDCRGRPDGGNGGRGGDVILECSPTMWDLSALQHHINAKRGGNGSSKNMIGSRGADKVIQVPVGTVIHLVEGELPSAVEKSSSSKLDPWEIPGTVDTDSSEFSTQSISADQTSSKVEKKVKSCGRRASCGEEYSTPRTQIFGLPTNSPTTCSIASDKFESDDDDLSDWEEESCGQMEDQDGDDIMGTECEDELEETELIEYNVAELTEQGQRIVVARGGEGGLGNLSMRKASKMMQKGANSDDEVSDDYDHSSPSVGLPGSEVVLVLELKSIADVGLIGMPNAGKSTLLGALSKAKPVVGDYAFTTLRPNLGNVNYYDFSLTVADIPGLTRGAHENRGLGHAFLRHIERTKVLAYVVDLAAALGDNKGIPPWEQLNDLILELEYYSEGLSDRPSLVVANKVDEDGAEEVYKELKRRVSGVPVFPVSAILEEGVPELKDGLRMLISGEQTHRLNLDGIVLHQNAASASI; from the exons ATGTCATTGAGCCAGAAAGTCCTCTACTTGAAGGCTTGGCAAAGATGCTTGCGGTCTCCATGGCTAATCCAAACCTATTCTTTCTCAGACATTGTCCACAAGAAAACAAAGCTTGCTCCTCTGCAG GAACGTAGAATGATTGACCGCTTTCGCATATGGGCCAAAGGAGGTGATGGTGGCAACGGTTGTAACAGTATTCGTCGTAGTCGACATGATTGCCGTGGCAGACCTGATG GTGGGAATGGTGGACGGGGTGGTGACGTGATATTAGAATGTTCCCCTACAATGTGGGATTTGAGTGCTCTGCAGCATCACATT AATGCAAAGAGAGGCGGAAATGGGTCTTCCAAAAATATGATAGGAAGCAGAGGAGCAGACAAG GTGATCCAAGTTCCTGTTGGTACCGTCATTCATCTAGTAGAGGGTGAACTTCCATCTGCAGTAGAGAagagttcaagttctaaattggACCCTTGGGAGATTCCAGGTACAGTTGATACTGATTCGTCAGAGTTTTCTACACAATCAATTTCGGCCGACCAAACCAGTTCAAAAGTTGAGAAGAAAGTAAAATCATGTGGACGTCGAGCTTCTTGTGGTGAAGAATACTCTACACCTAGGACACAAATTTTTGGTTTGCCAACCAATTCCCCCACTACGTGCTCAATTGCTAGCGACAAATTCGAaagtgatgatgatgatttgaGTGATTGGGAGGAAGAAAGCTGTGGACAAATGGAAGATCAAGATGGTGATGATATTATGGGAACAGAATGTGAAGATGAGTTGGAAGAAACTGAACTTATAGAATACAATGTGGCAGAGTTAACAGAACAAGGCCAACGAATAGTTGTTGCTCGTGGAGGGGAGGGTGGCTTAGGCAATCTGTCTATGAGGAAAGCATCAAAGATGATGCAAAAGGGAGCCAATTCTGATGATGAAGTATCTGACGATTATGATCATTCATCACCAAGTGTTGGCTTGCCTGGCTCAGAGGTGGTACTTGTGCTAGAACTAAAGAGCATTGCTGATGTGGGTCTTATTGGGATGCCAAATGCCGGCAAAAGCACCCTTCTCGGGGCATTGTCAAAGGCTAAACCTGTCGTCGGTGATTATGCATTCACAACATTGAGGCCTAACTTAGGTAACGTAAATTACTACGATTTTTCTTTAACTGTAGCTGACATCCCAGGACTCACAAGAGGAGCCCATGAGAATCGTGGTCTTGGGCATGCTTTCCTTCGGCACATAGAACGTACAAAAGTTCTAGCCTATGTGGTAGACTTGGCTGCAGCACTGGGTGATAACAAAGGAATACCACCGTGGGAACAGCTAAATGACTTGATTTTGGAACTCGAGTACTATTCTGAAGGTTTATCTGATCGACCATCCTTAGTGGTGGCTAACAAAGTCGATGAAGATGGGGCTGAAGAGGTATATAAAGAACTTAAACGCCGTGTATCTGGTGTGCCTGTTTTCCCAGTTAGTGCAATCCTAGAGGAAGGAGTACCAGAACTGAAAGATGGTTTGAGGATGCTTATCAGTGGTGAACAAACACACAGGCTAAACTTAGATGGTATAGTTCTTCACCAGAATGCTGCTTCTGCGAGCATCTAG
- the LOC125849915 gene encoding probable calcium-binding protein CML44, with the protein MSTLNESHIQRIFDKLDEDGDGLVSLDEVKELLDKIGACTGLDELQSLVGKTSLNFIDFLFFYEAMVKKNNEEKIKEDNNIIDNSLEDDLVEAFKVFDLNGDGFISCEELQKVLSRLGLWDEKEGSDCKNMIHMYDTNLDGVLDFEEFKNMMLVSNS; encoded by the coding sequence ATGTCTACGTTGAACGAAAGCCATATCCAAAGGATTTTCGACAAGCTTGATGAAGATGGTGATGGGTTAGTGAGTTTAGATGAGGTcaaagagcttcttgataagatTGGAGCTTGCACGGGCCTTGATGAGCTTCAATCTTTGGTAGGTAAAACAAGTCTTAACTTCATcgatttcttgttcttttatgAGGCTATGGTGAAGAAAAATAACgaagaaaagataaaagaagacaACAATATTATTGATAATAGTTTGGAAGATGATCTTGTTGAAgcattcaaggtgtttgatttGAATGGAGATGGTTTTATTTCATGTGAGGAGCTTCAAAAAGTGTTGTCAAGATTAGGATTATGGGATGAGAAAGAAGGAAGTGATTGTAAGAACATGATTCACATGTATGATACTAACCTTGATGGGGTTCTTGATTTTGAAGAGTTCAAGAACATGATGTTGGTGTCTAATTCTTGA
- the LOC125849916 gene encoding probable calcium-binding protein CML44, translating into MSPINSINLSRIFSKLDKNGDGLVCLDELKGFLDTIGIIASQEELELLLGKTGLDSIDFFFFYDAITKANINKGSNYKHEDRENVFLENDLRKVFRVFDLNEDGFICCEELQRALSRLGLWDEQCGKDCKSMINVYDKNLDGKLDYEEFKDMMFDN; encoded by the coding sequence ATGTCTCCAATCAACTCAATTAATTTGTCAAGAATCTTCTCAAAGCTTGACAAGAATGGTGATGGCCTTGTGTGTCTTGATGAGTTAAAGGGATTTCTTGATACAATAGGAATTATTGCAAGCCAAGAGGAGCTAGAGTTGCTACTTGGTAAAACAGGCCTAGACTCtattgattttttcttcttctatgaTGCTATCACAAAAGCAAATATTAATAAAGGTAGCAATTATAAGCACGAGGATcgagaaaatgttttcttggaaaatgaCCTTCGTAAAGTGTTCAGAGTATTCGATTTAAACGAGGACGGATTCATATGTTGTGAGGAGCTGCAAAGAGCATTGTCAAGATTAGGATTGTGGGATGAACAATGTGGGAAAGATTGTAAGAGTATGATTAATGTTTATGACAAAAATTTAGATGGAAAACTTGATTATGAGGAGTTTAAGGACATGATGTTTGATAATTAA